In a genomic window of Rhizobium sp. CIAT894:
- the cyoA gene encoding ubiquinol oxidase subunit II produces MPKLVKFSRLLSVLPLLFLAGCNMVVMAPSGDIAVQQRDLIVISTVLMLLIIIPVIFLTLLFAWRYRHSNTAATYAPEWHHSTRLEIIIWAAPLAIIIALGAVTWISTHKLDPYRPLDRLDAERAIPADTKPLTVEVVALDWKWLFFYPELGIATVNELAAPVDTPINFKITASSVMNSFYIPALAGQIYAMPGMETKLHAVINREGEYEGFSANYSGAGFSHMRFKFHGLNREGFDAWMAKVKQQGTMLNRDAYLKLEKPSEKEPVRYYAGADADLYDAILNMCATPGKMCMNEMMHIDMMGGGGKESAENREKLQYDHRHAEEGIVAPAATVPATGAPARSEPAGSTDGNSDDSSIQHDMPGMPGMDSTPGTGMQHEGHSMPGMSNGADPAPAQLNNNN; encoded by the coding sequence CCGCCTTCTATCCGTCTTGCCGCTGCTTTTCCTGGCAGGATGCAACATGGTGGTCATGGCGCCATCCGGCGACATCGCCGTGCAACAGCGCGATCTCATCGTCATCTCGACGGTGCTGATGCTTCTGATCATCATCCCGGTGATCTTCCTGACGCTGCTCTTCGCCTGGCGCTACCGCCACTCCAACACGGCCGCAACCTATGCGCCGGAATGGCACCATTCGACCCGCCTCGAAATCATCATCTGGGCAGCACCGCTGGCGATCATCATCGCGCTCGGCGCCGTGACCTGGATTTCCACCCATAAGCTCGATCCCTACCGCCCGCTCGACCGCCTCGATGCCGAGCGCGCCATCCCGGCCGATACCAAGCCGCTGACCGTCGAGGTCGTGGCACTCGACTGGAAGTGGCTGTTCTTCTATCCCGAACTCGGCATCGCCACCGTCAACGAGCTTGCTGCCCCGGTGGACACGCCGATCAATTTCAAGATCACCGCATCCTCGGTGATGAACTCCTTCTATATCCCTGCGCTTGCCGGCCAGATCTACGCCATGCCCGGCATGGAGACCAAGCTGCACGCCGTCATCAACCGGGAAGGCGAATATGAAGGCTTTTCCGCCAATTACAGCGGCGCCGGTTTCTCGCACATGCGCTTCAAGTTCCATGGCCTCAACCGCGAGGGCTTCGACGCCTGGATGGCCAAGGTCAAGCAGCAGGGAACGATGCTCAACCGCGACGCCTATCTGAAGCTCGAAAAGCCGAGCGAGAAGGAACCGGTGCGCTATTATGCCGGCGCCGACGCCGACCTCTACGACGCCATCCTCAACATGTGCGCCACTCCCGGCAAGATGTGCATGAACGAGATGATGCACATCGACATGATGGGCGGCGGCGGCAAGGAAAGCGCCGAGAATCGCGAGAAGCTGCAATATGACCATCGCCATGCAGAGGAAGGCATCGTGGCGCCGGCCGCCACCGTGCCGGCAACGGGTGCTCCGGCACGCAGCGAACCGGCCGGCAGCACCGATGGCAATAGCGACGACAGCAGCATACAGCACGACATGCCCGGCATGCCCGGCATGGACAGCACGCCCGGCACGGGCATGCAGCATGAAGGCCATTCCATGCCCGGCATGAGCAATGGCGCCGATCCGGCGCCGGCGCAGCTCAACAACAACAATTAA